The following coding sequences are from one Lolium rigidum isolate FL_2022 chromosome 6, APGP_CSIRO_Lrig_0.1, whole genome shotgun sequence window:
- the LOC124660523 gene encoding tobamovirus multiplication protein 1: MGRYGLLRDDAPGGCLPLPIIAAETALAAIDAAIAAAAFVQLARIHRHNQQHGWTRQKIFHLMIGLCNTVFLAYFISTIIATCQRWVCWVHGCGFVLMASPQILLLASFLLLLSFWVDLCHQTNDEDDDDVRSHNEALLDKTKTKPGTRPTDTRRKCFSGIQLGSRQKFVILVLVLSFAVMLTFAILIWLGRGENPIDSSVLKKVYLDVFSVVVLVLGGALACYGALLFSKMSKVRSETVSTEKWKVASLAAVSLICFSSSAILALVTNVPVLLYWYSTDADIINNAVILFLYYLIGSSVPSGFVLWVMRDMPQRPIVERPTQSRVVTLFRDRPPTTQDPQWRTAVTSSNKALKSSPI; this comes from the exons ATGGGCCGCTACGGGCTCCTCCGCGACGACGCCCCCGGGGGCTGCCTGCCGCTGCCGATAATCGCAGCCGAGACCGCGCTCGCTGCCATCGACGCCGCCATTGCTGCCGCCGCCTTCGTGCAG TTGGCAAGAATTCACAGGCACAACCAGCAACATGGTTGGACACGGCAAAAG ATATTTCATTTAATGATTGGCCTATGCAACACAG TATTCCTTGCGTATTTCATATCTACCATCATCGCTACTTGTCAGAGATGGGTTTGTTGGGTACATGGATGTGGATTTGTTCTTATGG CTAGTCCACAGATATTGCTTCTCGCttcttttctactattgctgtcaTTCTG GGTTGACCTGTGCCATCAGACAAatgatgaagatgacgatgatgTAAGGAGTCACAATGAAGCTTTACtagacaaaacaaaaacaaaacctgGCACTCGTCCTACTGATACTCGTCGGAAGTGTTTCTCAGGGATACAGCTTGGAAGCCGGCAAAAATTTGTGATATTG GTGCTTGTCCTGTCATTTGCTGTCATGCTCACCTTTGCCATCCTCATATGGCTTGGCAGGGGAGAAAATCCGATTGATTCATCAGTACTGAAAAAG gtttatTTGGATGTATTTTCAGTAGTTGTTCTAGTACTTGGCGGTGCTTTGGCATGTTATG GTGCATTGTTATTCTCGAAGATGAGCAAAGTACGTTCTGAAACTGTGTCAACCGAGAAATGGAAG GTTGCCAGTTTAGCTGCTGTCTCCCTGATTTGTTTCTCATCTTCTGCTATACTAGCACTTGTAACTAATGTTCCT GTGCTTTTGTATTGGTACTCGACAGATGCGGACATCATCAACAATGCTGTTATACTATTTTTATATTATTTAATAG GCTCTTCGGTGCCATCAGGATTTGTTTTATGGGTCATGAGAGATATGCCACAACGGCCGATAGTAGAAAGGCCTACCCAATCAAGAGTGGTTACTTTGTTCAGGGACAGACCGCCCACTACACAGGATCCACAGTGGAGAACTGCTGTTACATCCTCTAACAAG GCCCTCAAGTCAAGCCCAATCTAA